The following proteins are co-located in the Mesorhizobium australicum WSM2073 genome:
- the arfB gene encoding alternative ribosome rescue aminoacyl-tRNA hydrolase ArfB, with translation MPIDDDIIISGEAVIHPGDLHEDFIRSSGPGGQNVNKVATAVQLRFDARNAEGLSDRVRERTIKLAGQRATKDGVIVIEAGRFRTQEQNRADARTRLAALVAKAAEPPPPPRKKTRPSKGAVERRLKSKAGRGTIKKLRGRVEND, from the coding sequence ATGCCGATCGACGACGACATCATCATATCGGGCGAAGCCGTGATTCACCCGGGCGACCTGCACGAGGATTTCATCCGCTCGTCCGGTCCCGGCGGCCAGAACGTCAACAAGGTGGCGACGGCGGTGCAGCTTCGCTTCGACGCGCGGAACGCCGAGGGCCTGTCGGACCGCGTACGCGAGCGGACCATAAAACTTGCCGGCCAGCGCGCCACCAAGGATGGTGTCATCGTCATCGAGGCCGGACGCTTTCGCACACAGGAGCAAAACCGCGCCGACGCACGGACCAGGCTGGCGGCACTGGTCGCCAAGGCCGCAGAACCGCCGCCGCCGCCGCGCAAGAAGACACGGCCGTCGAAAGGCGCGGTCGAGCGTCGGCTGAAGAGCAAGGCGGGGCGCGGTACGATCAAGAAGCTGCGCGGTCGCGTGGAGAACGATTGA
- the lysM gene encoding peptidoglycan-binding protein LysM, which yields MGMFDFVKNVGKKLGIGGDEEAAPTADTLKKELDSHKLGTDGVQVVVQGDTAVLKGVVKDQSIFEKAVIAVGNTLGVSKVQADELQVAPASGTAAAAKEPTFYTVQKGDNLWKIAEKSYGKGQGAKNTVIFEANKPMLTHPDKIYPGQVLRIPELG from the coding sequence ATGGGTATGTTCGATTTCGTCAAGAACGTCGGCAAGAAGCTCGGCATCGGCGGCGACGAGGAAGCCGCACCCACCGCCGACACGCTCAAGAAAGAGCTCGATTCACACAAGCTCGGTACCGATGGCGTGCAGGTCGTTGTCCAGGGCGATACGGCGGTGCTGAAGGGCGTCGTCAAGGACCAGTCGATCTTCGAAAAGGCGGTCATCGCCGTCGGCAACACGCTGGGCGTTTCCAAGGTGCAGGCTGACGAGTTACAGGTCGCGCCGGCTTCCGGCACGGCGGCCGCAGCCAAGGAGCCGACCTTCTATACGGTCCAGAAGGGCGACAATCTCTGGAAGATCGCCGAAAAGAGCTATGGTAAGGGCCAGGGCGCCAAGAACACGGTCATCTTCGAGGCAAACAAGCCGATGCTGACCCATCCCGACAAGATCTATCCGGGCCAGGTTCTGCGTATTCCAGAGCTTGGCTAA
- a CDS encoding AraC family transcriptional regulator yields the protein MLPNPIPPKHGRSKLVELAGALAPRRGYNPTAFSRVRILRTEAVLHDIPVLYKPGAVFVLQGSKQGILEREIYLYDEEHYLAVSVPVPFRMKSMASSERPLLAVYVEFDMQMAAELAMQAQMHAEPASGKSRGLVSSRMAPEIEDVLLRLLVALRSPVEALVLGDGILRELHYRVLVGPQGGAMLAALQQKGTSGRIVQSLAWLRENYGSEISIGDLAKDVGMSVPSYHVHFKSLTGNSPMQYVKAIRLHEARLMIARQNRTIAEVAALVGYASPSQFSRDFKRHFGRTASEETKWLRRHLGELAWAS from the coding sequence TTGTTGCCAAATCCTATTCCTCCCAAACACGGACGATCCAAGCTGGTCGAGTTGGCCGGAGCTCTCGCCCCTCGTCGCGGCTACAATCCGACCGCGTTCAGCCGCGTCCGCATACTCCGGACGGAAGCCGTGCTTCACGACATACCGGTCCTCTATAAGCCAGGCGCGGTGTTCGTATTACAGGGAAGCAAGCAAGGTATCCTCGAAAGGGAAATCTACCTCTACGACGAGGAACACTATCTGGCGGTTTCGGTGCCCGTTCCATTCCGCATGAAATCGATGGCCAGTTCGGAGCGACCATTGCTTGCGGTCTATGTTGAGTTCGATATGCAGATGGCAGCCGAGCTCGCCATGCAAGCGCAGATGCATGCCGAACCGGCGAGCGGCAAGTCGCGAGGTCTCGTGTCAAGCAGGATGGCCCCCGAAATAGAGGATGTCCTGCTGCGCCTCCTTGTAGCACTTCGCAGCCCCGTTGAAGCTCTCGTCCTTGGTGACGGCATTCTGCGCGAACTGCATTACCGGGTGCTGGTCGGCCCGCAGGGCGGTGCAATGCTCGCGGCGCTGCAGCAGAAAGGCACGTCTGGAAGGATTGTCCAGAGCCTGGCCTGGTTGCGAGAGAACTACGGTTCTGAAATTTCGATCGGCGATCTGGCAAAAGACGTGGGCATGAGCGTTCCTTCCTACCATGTCCATTTCAAGAGCCTGACCGGCAACAGTCCAATGCAGTACGTGAAGGCGATACGGCTCCACGAAGCACGATTGATGATAGCACGCCAGAACAGGACGATCGCAGAGGTCGCGGCTTTGGTAGGCTATGCGAGCCCGTCCCAATTCAGCCGCGACTTCAAACGGCATTTCGGGCGCACGGCGTCGGAAGAGACGAAATGGCTTCGTCGCCATCTTGGCGAACTCGCCTGGGCGTCGTGA